In the Cryptococcus neoformans var. neoformans JEC21 chromosome 1, complete sequence genome, one interval contains:
- a CDS encoding succinate dehydrogenase (ubiquinone), putative — MSTSILRNSLARAVHKPSILRTTPGLMLAQRRLASTESVTAAESIALLNSQRQHRPTSPHLAIYQPQLTWYLSSLHRITGVAFGGALYLSAMAYLLHPLVPVIDSAHLIQLVHDLPGWFKGSAKFIIALPFTFHCYNGLRHLNWDIGKALTIKGVYRTGYAVLGATVLSSLYLAFFI, encoded by the exons AtgtccacttccatccTCCGCAACTCCCTCGCCAGGGCAGTCCACAAGC CCTCAATCCTCCGGACAACTCCTGGTCTCATGCTCGCCCAGCGACG ACTCGCCTCCACCGAGTCCGTGACTGCCGCTGAGAGCATTGCCCTTCTTAACTCCCAAAGGCAGCACCGACCTACGTCTCCTCACTTGGCCATCTACCAGCCTCAG CTCACATGGTATCTCTCCAGTTTGCATCGTATCACCGGTGTCGCTTTTGGAGGTGCCCTTTACCTTTCCGCCATGGCCTACCTACTTCACCCCCTTGTCCCTGTCATCGACTCTGCCCACCTCATTCAACTCGTGCACGACTTGCCTGGATGGTTCAAGGGAAGCGCCAAGTTCATCATCGCCCTTCCCTTTACCTTTCACTGCTACAATGGTTTGAGGCATTTGAACTGGGACATCGGAaaag CTCTTACCATTAAGGGTGTCTACCGAACAGGTTACGCTGTCCTCGGTGCCACtgtcctctcttctctctacctcgctttcttcatttAA
- a CDS encoding expressed protein, with amino-acid sequence MTSSSRPATSIARLPPEIQLQIIHMLKQISSIPELINLLCTCRFILAECESGLYERVELSSSAAASFFKGFDLEENKERCFFVRSIEDQDQSNHTTVSQPRKTMLQKLELFGNVKAMRFDDAESIIATSEAVMELKRYQKSISTSEIATQDPCGPYNILFPQLRRISFGPSSLPKVCRDGLSWGAILDTLGSAWPDNPSLCFHLSPNSLDTYGRIAGYLETRVKSLVLHQGYPSDLILLDKPSGIHAEQVTMYLKPHQIKGTYTCWEDHHWSIVNFCKKYFGERRARHFVDPNSVHSPIFTFVNISGNLDDIREDIGRQLREMELEDGLVEAVQNKMRLVGVGDVREGGCEVCGTWDT; translated from the exons ATGACCAGTTCTTCACGACCTGCCACCAGCATTGCccgccttcctcctgaGATTCAACTGCAAATCATTCATATGCTCAAGCAAATAAGTTCAATCCCGGAGCTCATCAATTTGCTCTGCACTTGCCGATTTATCTTGGCCGAGTGCGAATCGGGGTTATATGAAAGGGTGGAACTGTCCTCTTCTGCAGCGGCCTCGTTTTTCAAGGGGTTTGACTTGGAAGAAAACAAAGAAAGGTGCTTTTTCGTCCGCAGCATCGAAGATCAAGACCAAAGCAACCATACTACCGTTTCTCAACCGAGAAAGACTATGCTGCAAAAACTCGAGCTGTTCGGTAACGTCAAAGCAATGCGATTCGATGATGCAGAATCGATTATAGCAACTTCTGAAGCCGTCATGGAGCTAAAACGCTATCAAAAAAGCATATCTACATCAGAGATAGCAACACAAGATCCATGTGGACCATACAACATTCTTTTCCCACAACTACGGCGAATTAGTTTTGGgccttcatctctccccAAAGTCTGTCGGGATGGACTTTCCTGGGGTGCGATACTAGATACTCTTGGCAGTGCATGGCCAGATAACCCTTCATTGTGTTTCCATCTATCACCAAACTCTCTCGATACCTACGGCAGAATAGCAGGATACCTTGAAACAAGAGTGAAATCGCTCGTACTCCATCAAGGGTACCCTAGCGATCTCATCCTACTGGATAAACCATCTGGTATCCATGCGGAACAGGTGACCATGTATCTTAAGCCTCATCAGATAAAAGGTACATATACATGTTGGGAGGATCACCATTGGTCCATCGTGAACTTCTGCAAAAAGTATTTTGGAGAAAGACGGGCAAGGCACTTTGT CGATCCTAATTCTGTTCATTCCCCCATATTCACATTTGTCAATATATCTGGCAACCTTGACGATATTCGCGAAGACATCGGCCGTCAGTTGCGAGAGATGGAATTGGAGGACGGGCTGGTAGAGGCGGTCCAGAATAAGATGAGATTAGTAGGTGTTGGAGATGTACGGGAAGGTGGGTGCGAGGTGTGTGGGACGTGGGATACATGA